The sequence below is a genomic window from Wyeomyia smithii strain HCP4-BCI-WySm-NY-G18 chromosome 1, ASM2978416v1, whole genome shotgun sequence.
atacaatgtcataaaacgggtttgagaattcagttcgattaacctttcaaaattttcaatcacaggacggttcaagacctcacatttgataagaaatacccgtactcaatgacagacaatatcgttgtttggtaaagccttataaggtctcctgggtgggctccccaccattgtccggttattgtacgaagaaaattcactctttgttgacattttttcatcagatacctcacgtgacaaccccaggtgcctttagagtcgaaccagacaccaagatatttgtgtaccaaaacctgagaaatcgttttacccattaattgtgtttgaagctgagcaggttcatgcttcctagaaaaaactactatctcagtcttctccggagagaattcgatacctagctgtaaagcccaagcagacaaattgtccaaggtatcttgcaatggtccttgcaaatcggcagctttggctcctgtaacagagattacactgtcgtctgcaagttgtcttatcgtgcatgaatttgccagacattcgtcgatgtcatttacataaaagttgtaaagaaaggggcttaaacatgagccctggggaagacctatgtagctaatgcgaaaagttgccaaatcgccgtgcgtaaaatgcatgtgcttttcggacagcaaattgtgcaaaaaattgttcaaaattggagaaaatccttgtcggtgaagtttacccgaaagaatgtcaatagaaacggaatcaaaagcccccttaatgtccaagaacgcagacgccatttgttctttgcgagcatacgccagctgagtatctgttgaaagcaacgcaagacaatcattcgtccctttggcacggcggaagccaaattgagtatctgatagtagaccatttgattcgacccagtggtctaaacgacggagtatcattttttccatcaatttccggatacaggatagcattgcaatcggcctataagagttgtgatcagaagctggttttcctggtttttggatggcgatcaccttcacttgcctccaatcctgcggtacaatgttttgctccaggaacttattgaacaagttcaacaagcgcctcttggcattgccgggtagactcttcaacaagttgaatttgattctatctaacccaggtgtgttattgttacaggacaggagggcaactgaaaattctgccatcgtaaaaggtgattctatcgcgctgtgacccggagacgtatcgcgaacaaagttttgcgcaggaacagagtccggacatactttcctggcaaaatcaaatacccaccgacttgaagactcctcgctttcgttgaccgttaccgtTGACCGTTTCGACCGACCGTTgaccgcattcttcgggctgtgttccaaagagtgctcatcgatgtctccctcgacgtctcgttcacgaaccgacgccaatatccgcgtttctttgctttagccaggcttttaagcttggtattaagctccgaataccgtatatagtcgtcgggtatacctcccttctggaaggccaaaaacgcgtcggatctttgcgtgtagacatttgagcactctttgtcccaccacggagttggaggccgctctttgatcgttacgccgggatatttcttcgtttgggcttgcaatgcggcgtcgaggattaagcccgcgaggaggttgtattcttcaagtggtgggtgatgttgaatcgaatcgaccgcttttgaaatcatttcctcgtataacttccaatcgacattccgtgtgaggtcatacggaatgtcaattggtcgcatgcgagttgaaccgttagtaattgaaataagaataggcagatggtcgctatcgtgaggatcgaggattaccttccatgtgcaatccaaccgtagcgacgtcgaacataaggatagatccaaagcgcttgggcgcgctggaggtttcgggatacgtgtcatttcaccgttgttcaaaatagtcatgtcgaagtcatcgcaaaggttatagattgaagaggagcggttatcattgtagggggaaccccaaaccacaccatgagagttgaagtctcccaaaatcaaacgtggcgagggaagaagttctattaaatcaaagagcaaccgttgcccaacctgtgctctgggaggaatatatattaaggcaatacaaagctctttaccttgtattgtcatttgacatgcgacaacttcgatgcctggaatcgaggggaggttaatacgatagaaagaatagcactttttaatccctaaaagtactcctccatatggggtgtctcgatcaaggcgaataatattaaaatcatggaagttgagatcaatatttgaagttagccaagtttcacaaagggaaaatgcatcgcatttgtttctatttattaaaactttaaatgaatccatttttggtaaaatacttctacaattccactgtaagacagagatagaatccttcgtatacgcagatgaattaggcatcgaaggatacaatcgctgcaaggaggggccattgggcagtcagctgcttcaaaaatgatctaactgttgggaggaatgctgtaagaaaaattttaattggatcgggtacattgaaagtttcaaaaatccagtccacaatgtcagaaaatttcactaatccagagtttgtttcatcaactgggagtgcaaaaggaacaactggggttttagatgttcctggcagtgctgggaactccttctgggacttcaaatttgcaagcccaggaggagtttgcttcggtttttccgcagcactgtttggtttgtttgtaactttcatttcactttgggaaatcttaggaccttttcggggaagtttaggagaggaaatatttttagacgccccaggattggcataagttgttcccgctggtgaatcgtcagaatcggtttcatcagaggacaacagatcaaaggggttcgatgttatggtagaagtggtcacggtcttcttcagcatctcagcgtaagatcgctttgaacgctccttaagtgaccgcttgattttatctctgcgctgcatgtacaccgggcatgtggagagctcatgctgattttccccgcagtgaatacatttttcagcatttacactgcaagaatcgtccgcatgagtttctccacacttgctacatcgtaccttattgcagcagtaggcggctgtgtggcctagctgcttgtaattggtgcaattcataacacggggtacatacaatcgcacaggcagacgaacccgatcgatcgatacgtggctagggagagcagatccggcaaacgtaacacgaaacgagtctgacggagtgtacacttttgtgccgttgacaagagacacagaccgcaattgcttgcaatctatgatctttacttttacgtcgtgatacaaagcatttttgaagcagccaaaaccgcttgccaagatacactcgaccgacagactcgaatcggttatgacaccgtcgatctccacgtctcgtgcgggtatataaacgcgatactcgcgtgtgaaaagctcggagcgagcaatagcgttggcctgttccaggtcgctgaccacgacacggagcttgttgggtctgaccttggagatttcggtcacggccttgtacccctcctttcaggtctttcgaaatctgcaggatgtttaacggtttcgatttcggtcctgcttttggccgaaagaaaacagtaaagctgccctgagatccgtccgggtaaagcctggggcgaggggggactggagaattaacagaggaagggttggcaggagggacagggtcggaggggttcggggatggtggcacgggaggcgagggatctacatccatcgcgctaaatctagcgcactagcgtcgacagaacacgtacctctttacttctcctttcagcagggttggttgtccgaacggtcgaagctgcagccgttacagccagcagcaccaatacagcagctccaaacagccaccagcagcgagccgggtgtgtgatcactcagcacagcgacacaactcgctgtcaactgttggcttcttctttttcctcctttgtgttgagattctcgtccactgctgtagcacaaatcacttagcagccaaatcggcttacgcaccagcaaacagccacgatgcgaaacagttgcacaaaggcgggcgaccttgaaccttcactcgaccaggcaaacaatgccaacacttactcgcgcgtcttttgttttatattctatcggagcgatcaccacacacatccgatactgatgcgtgtacGGCACAGAATGGGCCCCTTTAATtgcgcctttattttgaaaataaaagtagatccgcctgtttacgaaatatttcgcaaataatttcgttgcttcaaaacaatgtaaagggcctagttccaaagtataTTTTGTTTTGGATAAACTGTTTTATCGCCCTTtactaaaaacttgatttaaataattttatcgatttatacaaaagaaaggattcttgccatgaattgtgtgagtcttttcgaaaccaatggagtaataaaacgatttgtttacattttgttagttgcgccctaaacgcgaatcactccggaGTTCCAAAGCTATTAAAGCGAGAGTGTATACATCAAGGTGGCGCAATGACTTGtatgaaaaatactacaagataGACAGCCCTAGggattgtatgaaatggtgccgtaggactaaatatatatattatatgctgcgataaactgttcatggGCAACACTACCgatatatttgatggtcgttattgtaaaaatgattattgaggaatgcatgaatacatgaaaatttcacactagtagtagatgcgaaaattctcataacccttatcttcaagcatttatagttctgaaaagagcCTGTTCCATAATATTTAGCTAGAAatgcgtgctacagaacgctgatgatcgcaccaccagtagctgtgccagcaaaatatcctgcagcgtacgatggtaactgttgctgccgtatgcaaaataaaggtaacatgctctgcagtgcctggaagttgactcgtatgcagctctcgtttctcaatgttgcgtacctctaacagctgcactccactcgctattgtgtaacaaactaaactgtagctgaattttctacatgcagtcttttgtatcgagttcagagtagatttttgccattagagCGTGGCcccgcagcttagagaaagacaaacaaacctaaacactttgttgagtcaaaatatgtaggcagtggaatttatttcgtccatgttattgttattcgtgcttgggaagcaaaccaatagcgagggaattgttgggaaagcttgaccttggaacttttcatcctttttcaccattaagcagaaaagcaacaatgttaaacattatatcaaacaattgttacacattttatctatccaccgacatataaatgactaagatgcattaagtcgttcgcttgctataatcgtttgaaatctgacgcaacatttgccagtttcgttttcaatttcacaaaatgtaatctagtatagaaaacaaagacgtagtcctacgtcaaaaaataactTAGAATTTCGCACGTCACACcggtcaaacaaaccgttttggccctgaaaATGTGTGTAATCATCAAAACCTTCTCAAaacagcatttttcaatagcttcccaAAAAAgtgtcgtgttccaaaaaattaaaccaatagtacAAAATGGCTTTTTTGACTATaggaacatctatgcaaagtttcagccaaatcaaaaatgacaatttaaaaaaaatattaaagctgggacattttttgtggaactgctcatcgATGAAAAATGCACAGGTTCATGAAATCGTCGATAgcgatttttttatgccaaatgcctcaggaatgcatgaaacgtcgagaagtAGTGTTACCTCGGTGTTTTCTACTAAAAATTCGACTTTCTGGCACTGACAAATTTCGAGCTTGGGGccaaaagtgaaactttgatcgCTTTGGGGTACGtgttcccaaagtccgattaagctgaagtttagCATTTAGGCTTTtatcgagaagacgaaactttgaGCATTACTCATACAAATTCGTTAAGTTGATGCCTCAAAAATTTATAAagcaatattttatttttttaacatccATATGAAATTTCTTGTTGCGTGATGCGGATATTCGTAATATCCCTAGTTAGAACAAAGTATTGCACAGTTTAGTAAAAATCTGATAGTTTCTTGAAAGGATAAATCATTCATATTTaccaaaactcaaaaaaaataaaacattttcatagTATTCTAtagatattattatttattttatgattTGAATTATATAGGGTACTATTACAAAAAGTAGGCGAGCAACTCACCTCGCCTCCAGTCACTAACgaggcgagcaaaatgttgttttACGGAATCCGAGTAAAACTTGGTTGATGACAGCTGAGTCACGAACGTGGCCAGCAGTTTCGTAGACGAGCTAATCGTCCTTAATCCACCGACTCGCCATCTgtaataccaaaattggtcaaACGAGTAACTCGAGTAATAGGCCCCTAAATTCAAATAGGGCCGTAATCCAGAAGCTTCTGCGAACAACTCGTCTCATTTGAAATACATGGTCAAGTCCAGTCTGCTCGACTTCTGTTATAGGGCCCTATAATATTTGTGACATTTTCTCGTACGATTTGCCACCTTTGTTCGTTTACCTAAATTAGTTTAttatataaacatcttttattGCAGAATGGCATAAAACCAATGTGGGAAGATCCAGGAAATGTGCGTGGAGGTAAATGGGTAATACGTCTGAGGAAGAATAAAATTGATCGCGCGTGGGAGAACGTTTGCATGGCGATGCTAGGCGAACAGTTCCTTGTGGGTCCAGAAATATGTGGTGTAGTACTTTCAACCCAATTTCCTGAAGATCTGTTATCTATCTGGAACCGAACAGCTACTGATACCACCAGTACTAATCGAATTCGTGATACGTTGAGAAGAATTTTGAATCTATCGCCTACGACACATATGGAATATAAACCTCATTGCGACAGTCTCAAATACCTTTAATTAGACTTGTCCATGTATTCTATTTTTGTTGATAATAAaggtagtttaaaaaaaaagaaaacatgaTAACCAGTCAAATATGAAAGAaaatgtgccgtgtcaaataaaagttgtgtgaacaaaaaaaacgaaagaaacAACGCTAGCGCGCCAAAATTCCTTaaagcatttatttttattttttttaagggggggggggtttgttagtagcttaagtatttatgaatttatgagttagaaatttgtaattgcaattgttaggatttgtttgctttcgcaattaggacttatcattcgtagggatttaaacctacttttcaTGAAagggaagttaacttacaactaacttcatTGCTAAATTATTGGCTATAaaaagagcttatcgtagcaatggaggattgcaacgatttttgtcgaaaattgttaataattttatttgacatagcttctaatggttcaacaccagtaagtctatgtaattcgagtgtaccaaaccaaggaggacgcttcaaaatcattttcacaatttttttggagcgttttcttccttgttgaacagcaacttgaccagatcggtacagcataaagcattgctggtctagaaatttgtttgtaaatcaaaagtttgttctttaaacaaagtttagaattcctgttaatgagaggcagggtggccactcgaaatccattttcgatttcccggttttcccgacgatatttaataaaatttcccggtgttttatttttcaaacatatgagaaaaaatcaatattcacatgtttatttatgccttgcaaaaatagtgttacaaaactatggaaaacattcctccttcatcgtTTTCAGCTGTTCGTCGAcattagcaagtaccttcatagtgatctgctgcacaatttttGCCCTTTTTATCTCATCTCAAGGGGTTTTTgtgaagaagagcctcagagtgaccaatgaaaaaatgcatatgaaaTTGTCTAAATTAGTTTATTATGCAAAAAGCATTTTTatgcaaaattcatgaaatgttGAGAACTGTTATCtcgaaacaattttctttttcgaaaacTCAGAATCTGGGACTTGTAAAATTTTCGAGcggaaattccgaaattcgcgtgAAAAATCATATCGAAAAGAACATTGGTAGAAGTTTTTGGGATACAAGTTTTTAATGATTTCATCTATTAGAACCAACACGCTTTTTTAATTATGTTGCTTAGGTCGAAATGATCCGAATATCTACGAAAAAGTCAAGTGTCTTCTAGTCGCAAGCAAATGCGAAGTTTCATTCATATCATATCAAATGCACATGTTTTATCATTTATTAAGTGTTGAAGTACATGTTACTCGattgttttgtttataaatatgaatgaaaatcgttacgttttaaaatttttagggCAGAATGCTATATTTGCAGATTTGATGAAATTTCAGCAGATATTAACCTAGTTCCCGTACCATGACAGACGAACacagtttgtttaaaatatgtcACTTGCAAATGCAAATAGAATAATCCGCAATATTAATGTGCTGCTtgaaaatcatatcaaaaatcGTAAAATACAAcccgggtagctccgttccggtccggttcgaaataaagCTTCGAAGGTGCCGGTCCTATCTGACTTCTGATTGAATTCTATCCGATCCattgtcgaacactattcacaagaactTTCAATACGCGTCCCGCGACGCTGATAGCGTTGTATACGATGTTTTGAGCAATCAAAATTTCTTCCATCTGATTCAAAACTAAGCGATCCTTGTTCACGTTAAAAGATGATAGGATATGTAAGAACAGAACGTTTTTAaccattttctttaaaaatctgacgaaatatgttacggaacagtaaacTATGTTTATCCGCCTGATCAAGCTTGATTTTATTTAACacagatcttgctgcgaagccgccGTCGACTTTGGAtaaaaccaacaaccagcttttcCATAACCGGCAaaatcatgccagttaggtcatcgtccaaaaaaacacatttttattttgacatttcttcagaaattgttgaacaaatgaaacggcagacatgaaggaggatgattttcctggcgtgaagcctaatttcccggttttcccgtctatttttttcccggtgatttgaaattcccggctttttcccgcttttcccggttgagtggccaccctggagaggatataaacatccggtatatttgatgcacttggcttgtatactctcaatgtgcttcttgaaaataagttttttgtcgtaaattagtcccaagtacttaaccttgtcagaccaacttaaaataaccaaaACAActgtgattattgtttggcttgaggaaagatgCCCTAGTgttatggggaaaaataat
It includes:
- the LOC129717808 gene encoding eukaryotic translation initiation factor 4E type 2 isoform X2, whose translation is MNNKLKPYGSDSDDSGDEETDFDVDKLETLGVGPGEHKLQYTYCLWFAKKGSHRAAEYGKSLHFVGRCASVEQWWTLYCHLIKPTVLKPFRKLHLFKNGIKPMWEDPGNVRGGKWVIRLRKNKIDRAWENVCMAMLGEQFLVGPEICGVVLSTQFPEDLLSIWNRTATDTTSTNRIRDTLRRILNLSPTTHMEYKPHCDSLKYL
- the LOC129717808 gene encoding eukaryotic translation initiation factor 4E type 2 isoform X1, whose protein sequence is MNNKYDALKPYGSDSDDSGDEETDFDVDKLETLGVGPGEHKLQYTYCLWFAKKGSHRAAEYGKSLHFVGRCASVEQWWTLYCHLIKPTVLKPFRKLHLFKNGIKPMWEDPGNVRGGKWVIRLRKNKIDRAWENVCMAMLGEQFLVGPEICGVVLSTQFPEDLLSIWNRTATDTTSTNRIRDTLRRILNLSPTTHMEYKPHCDSLKYL